CCAGCTCCCCCTATTCctgcccagcagccagctcccaacccccttctgacagcgCCCACGGCACCTGGCCCCACTCTGACAGCCCCCACGGCAGGGGAATCCCAGACCCCTCTGACAGCGCCCACGGCACCTGGCCCCACTCTGACAGCCCCCACGGCAGGGGAATCCCAGACCCCTCTGACAGCGCCCACGGCACCTGGCCCCACTCTGACAGCCCCCACGGCAGGGGAATCCCAGACCCCTCTGACAGCGCCCACGGCACCTGGCCCCACTCTGACAGCCCCCACGGCAGGGGAATCCCAGACCCCTCTGACAGCGCCCACGGCACCTGGCCCCACTCTGACAGCCCCCACGGCAGGGGAATCCCGGACCCCTCTGACAGCGCCCACGGCACCTGGCCCCACTCTGACAGCCCCCACGGCAGGGGGCTCCCAACCCCCCTCTCACAGTGTCCGCAGCACCTGGCCCTGCTCTGACAGCGTCCACGGCAGGGGGCTCCCAACCCCCCTCTGACAGCGCCCACGGCACCTGGCCCCACTCTGACAGTGTCCACGGCAGGGGAATCCCGGCCCCCCTCTGACAGTGTCCACGGCAGGGGGTTCCCGGCCCAGCTCTGACAGTGTCCACGGCAGGGGAATCCCGGCCCCCCTCTGACAGTGTCCACGGCAGGGGGTTCCCGGCCCAGCTCTGACAGTGTCCACGGCAGGGGAATCCCGGCCCCCCTCTGACAGTGTCCATGGCAGGGGAATCctggccccccccccacagcacccatggCAGGGGGTTCCCGGCCCCCCTCTGACAGTGCCCACAGGAGGCTGGTGTTGGCGATTCAGCTAGGGCCATGCTGCCCTCTGCAGCTCTGTTCCCCCCTCTGAGCCAACAAAGCAGGGCGCTGCTCAGCAGAAGTCACCTCACAGCCCCATGTCACAGAAGGGGCACAGAGAcaaggcatgacttgccctaaGGTCACATGACAAGTCAGCATCAGAACTAGGAGTAGatcccaggagtccgggctcccggTCCCCCCACCATCGCCCTTTTCTCTGGGCTCTGGATGAGCACAGTCATCATTATATTTCCCAGCTCCAAGGGGAAAGACGAGGTTCTGTTAGAAATGGCTTGGCAGTCCTGGGCCTGCATGTGACCctggagcagagccaggactggggCTCGGGAGTTTTTTGGTGCCCTCCTAACCCCCAAGAATGTCCTGAGTGCCCCAGCTGAGGGCTGCCAAGGAGAGAACAAACAGAGCCAGCTAGCAGATGGGATTCTTTGCACAGGGCTCTTGCAGGGAGGCACAGAGCTGGTCTCCTTGGGGGAACCTGGCCGTCCCCCTGAGCGGTGCGCAATCAGGGGCAGGACCTGGGTTTTACATCTCATGCAGCACCGCATCGGGTCCTCAATTCCTCCTACCGCAGAGGGCAGCATGTCCCTAGTTTGGGGGGCTCCCatcccagcacagacccagccTCAACACTGCTCAAGCTGGCAGGGCAGAAGCTCCCACACAGTCCTGGGGATGCAAAACCTCCATGGCATGGGGAGGGGCCTGCTTTTCCCCCGGGCTCATTGTTCTGCTCTGCTTGCAGCTAAGTGCTGCAGAATTGACGAGTTCCTGGGATTTGGAGGCCCAGACGTGTGTTTGCTGCTCCCCACTCTGTCTGCTGTGCCAGTTCGGCTTGGATAAATGTTTCCCTTGGCAGATGCCAGCCTGTTCCTGGCAGCATTCCccatccccccttccccgccaATCTCCAGGGAAGGTGCACACTTGCCCTTGGACACAAACAAGTTATGGGAGACGTGGTGAGCGCAGacgccctggctcccagctttggggcagggctgagtTCAGGGAGTTCACCCAGAGCCAGACATCCTGTCCAGGAGCCTTGCTGGTTCACGTCACCAGTGGTATGAGTTTCTTAGGACTCAGCACCCCTGCTAGTCCCATTGTAAGTGGGCAAACAGCACCCATACAAAGGAGGCAGCATGCTCCCCTGCTGGCACCCCCATTGTCCTTACACAAAGACGACTTGACTGGACCAAATATacccctctcctgctcccagctcccatgGCCTGCCCCCTGGCCCTTTCGGGGTCACCCAGGCAGTAGAAACCTGAAAATCAGTATAGGTTTGAAACACACCACCAttcctgcagatgctgcagagggggaggagagctcagcagggggcgctctcccctggcaatCAGAGCTGACCCCGATGCCCCAGTGTGGCGCTAGGGGGCACTGTTCTGCAGGCAGCAAggggggggtcagcagggggcgctctcccctggcaggcagggctggccccattgccccagcacagcactagggggcactgtgccgCTGGTGGTGATATCTGGCAAGTGAGGCTCCGGGGAGAGGCCATGGTTTTCGCAGGGCTCAGGGTGTTAATCTTGGCCTGGCACTTTCATCCTGCTGCCCCTCTAATTTTTCCTGGAGTTGCCGCTGGATGCAGGCTCTTTCCTCACCATCCTAACTCCTTGTGTAGCTTTGCTGGAGCGGTTACACAGCTggcatgttccaccccagaggtggcagcattGCAGGGCCAGGTGGGATGATCCAGGCCTTCTCAGGTGGAGGAAGCTAGATCAGGGCAGGGGATTATTAGATTTTGGTGGAGGTGTTCTGGTAACAAAGAGGAGGGACTGCAAAATATGATCCTCAACACAAAGCTGGGGATAGAAACACAGAGTCCTGGGATCCCCAAATCGCCCCCCAAATTCACCCTGGATTGTCTGCTTTGAACCAGCCACATTCTGCCCCCCCACGCTATTGATCAGTGCCCAGCCTCACCCAGGCCTGGATTCACCCTAAACTCTGCCCACGTTTGAGGCCTCAGCCCCATAGTGCCGGGCTCCTGGGTTCCACACCCCGAGGACTCAGTGCTTAGTGTTGGAAACTGGAATCCAGGGATGACCCAGTGAGTCCTTGGTTTGGGGGTTTGTCCAGTTCTGTGGGGGAATTGCTCCCTTTGGGGTGCAGCTGAACTCCCCGAGATCAGACACGCAGGAAATGCTGGCTCCGGTTGCTCCTGACAGAGAGGCCGTCAGTTCCCTGGCTGTGCACTGTGAGGGTTGAGGGGGGCTCAGGATTCCTGCTCCCCCCGAGCAGGGTTTGCTCAGGAGCTGCTTTTCTGACATAGGTGGAAAGCGGATCAGTGACAGGCAGCTTGGAAGCAATGCACCGTGGGCTGGTCCTGGCAACGGTCCACCCTCCCGGCTCGGCCCAtgtgcctcaatcctgacccatAGCCCCGCCCTGCTATGTCAGTCTGGGGAGCCATCCCCCGCTACCCACAGCTCTTCAGTGCCTCGGGaactccccccccgcccactatTCCAGCATTGGaaccccccagctcagccactgcccctcagtcccgacctgcAGCACCACGTTGATCCCTGCCTATGTAATATCCGCAGGGGGGTCACTAACACCTCACGGCATTGGGGTCAGAGGCCAGATGCAAGCCCTTAGTGCAGATACAGGGAAAATGACCTAATGACCTATTACCCGGCCTTCACCTCCCAACGCTCTGGGAGGAGTTCCCAGTCAGCCCTTCGCTGGCGAGGCCCTGGCTGTGGCTCCTGGGGGCTGGGTAGTGGGTGTCCAGAGCCGGGAGGCAGCTCCACTCATAtgtgcttcccccctccccccccgcagcgGACCCGGTGGTGCAGATAGAGGGGAACCCCCACTGCTGCtacttcagcttcagccccaagaTCATGTTCACCAAGGTGGTGAAGGCCCAGCTGTGGGTGCACCTGCGGCCCGTGCAGCACACCTCCACCGCCTACTTGCAGATCCTGCGCCTCAAGCCCGTCACCGAGCAGGGCAGCCGCCACATCCGCATCCGCTCCCTCAAGATCGACCTCCACTCCCGCCTCGGCCACTGGCAGAGCATCGACTTCAAGCACGTGCTGCAGAACTGGTTCAAGCAGCCGCAGAACAACTGGGGCATCGAGATCAACGCCTTCGACCCCAACGGCAACGACCTGGccgtcacctccctcggccccGGAGCGGAAGGGCTGGTAGGTTAACACGCAGGGGTGGGGACCAGCCCGGCCCCTTACAGGGCTCTGCTGGCCTtggcaggggtgactgggagctcTCCACTGAGTCAGTGCTGAGCCCAATGTCCCAGTGCAAGGCGGGGGGCTCAGAAGGGGGCACCGtgccgcagggagcggggcggggggatcaGAAGGGGGCACCGtgccgcagggagcggggcggggggatcaGAAGGGGGCACCGTGccacagggagcggggcgggggactCAGAAGGGGGCGCCATGccacagggagcggggcggggggatcaGAAGGGGGCGCCATGccacagggagcggggcggggggatcaGAAGGGGGCGCCACGccgcagggggcggggcggggggctctgaaGGGGGCGCCACACCGCAGGGGGCGGGGGACTCAGAAGGGGGCGCCACACCGCAGGGGGCGGGGGACTCAGAAGGGGGCGCCACgccgcagggagcggggcgggggctcagaaGGGGGCGCCACgccgcagggagcggggcgggggctcagaaGGGGGCACTCTCCTTTCAAAGTCAGTGCTGACCACAGTGCACCCCACCCTTGGGCTCTCCTCAGCACAGATCGTAACACAGCACAAAATTCTGCTCCATTTTCATATAATGGGTGAACTCTGCTTAGGAGAGACCCAGAATACTGGCACCAAGAtggcaatgggggctgcgggtcgagagtgaggggcactggcagagctggggggctgaggtggggggcccagggctgggatagcaggggctctGGGTCTGGTTTAGTACTGTGTACCCCAGAATGGCTGAAGCCCGATGGCTCAAGGAAGGCACAGACCCGTTACCCTCTGGGTCATCATGCTCTCCCCATGAAGGGGGATTTCTGCCGGAGCCCCGGGGAGCCAGGCTGATGCGGAGGGTGTGGTCTAGCCCCTTCTGATTCCCAGCCACCCCAGAGCCTCTTTCCTCGCCATCAAGCTCCCCAGCAGCAGGCCTGGAATGGAGGCCACTGTGCTGCAGGCCCAAGGATGGCTGCTGATGGGGACGCTTCTTCCCGTCAGTTTCACCTGCCAGCCTCAGCCTCTGCCTGTTCCTGGGCAGAAGGGAGAGGGGTTGTCTCCTTCTGCCCAGGCCCACAGCTGCCTTCCCGCGGGAGCTGCATCGTGTCACCTCTCAGACAATCTGTCTGTGCACCCAGTGAGGAGATGGCTGGCTCCTGCCCAAGCCCCTCCTGTCTCTGAGTCCCCGGGCCAGCAGTAGCTGATGGGTCAGACTTTCCTAGTCTTCTAGCTGTCCTGCTGACAGGATTTATGGCTCCCCAGGTTCAAATCATGCTGGAGCCCAGTGCAGGGCGAGGCTGaacactggggaggagggagggacccACTCAGCCTAGTGACACAGAGCTCAGCCCAGACCACGGCCTGCATTGCCTGGCACCCAGCTACAGGCTGAACCTCTCCCCACACTTCATCAGGGCCGCAGGGGGCAGATGAGGCTGGATTAGTAGACGAAATCAAGGGATTGGCTAGAGATGGATGGCTGGGTGGACAGGTAGCTAGGGAAGGATGACGGATACAGAAGGGTGGCTAGGTGGACGGAGGCTCGGGCTGGGGTGGacagggatggctgggtgggcaGGTAGCTAGGGAAGGATGACGGATACAGAAGGGTGGCTAGGTGGACGGAGGCTCGGGCTGGGGTGGACAGGGATGGCTGGGTGGACAGGTAGCTAGGGAAGGATGACGGATACAGAAGGGTGGCTAGGTGGACGGAGGCTCGGGCTGGGGTGGACAGGGATGGCTGGGTGGACAGGTAGCTAGGGAAGGATGACGGATACAGAAGGGTGGCTAGGTGGACGGAGGCTCGGGCTGGGGTGGACAGGGATGGCTGGGTGGACAGGTAGCTAGGGAAGGATGACGGATACAGAAGGGTGGCTAGGTGGACGGAGGCTCGGGCTGGGGTGGACAGGGATGGCTGGGTGGACAGGTAGCTAGGGAAGGATGACGGATACAGAAGGGTGGCTAGGTGGACGGAGGCTCGGGCTGGGGTGGacagggatggctgggtgggcaGGTAGCTGGGGAAGGATGACGGATACAGAAGGGTGGCTAGGTGGACGGAGGCTCAGGCTGGGGTGGacagggatggctgggtgggcaGGTAGCTAGGGAAGGATGACGGATACAGAAGGGTGGCTAGGTGGACGGAGGCTCGGGCTGGGGTGGACAGGGATGGCTGGGTGGACAGGTAGCTAGGGAAGGATGATGGATACAGAAGGGTGGCTAGGTGGACGGAGGCTCGGGCTGGGGTGGacagggatggctgggtgggcaGGTAGCTAGGGAAGAATGATGGATACAGAAGGGTGGCTAGGTGGACGGAGGCTCGGGCTGGGGTGGACAGGGATGGCTGGGTGGACAGGTAGCTAGGGAAGGATGATGGATACAGAAGGGTGGCTAGGTGGACGGAGGCTCGGGCTGGGTGGacagggatggctgggtgggcaGGTAGCTAGGGAAGGATGACGGATACAGAAGGGTGGCTAGGTGGACGGAGGCTCGGGCTGGGGTGGacagggatggctgggtgggcaGGTAGCTAGGGAAGGATGATGGATACAGAAGGGTGGCTAGGTGGACGGAGGCTTGGGCTGGGGTGGACAGGGATGGCTGGGTGGACAGGTAGCTAGGGAAGGATGACGGATACAGAAGGGTGGCTAGGTGGACGGAGGCTCGGGCTGGGGTGGacagggatggctgggtgggcaGGTAGCTAGGGAAGGATGACGGATACAGAAGGGTGGCTAGGTGGACGGAGGCTCGGGCTGGGGTGGACAGGGATGGCTGGGTGGACAGGTAGCTAGGGAAGGATGATGGATACAGAAGGGTGGCTAGGTGGACGGAGGCTTGGGCTGGGGTGGACAGGGATGGCTGGGTGGACAGGTAGCTGGGGAAGGATGGGTAGGCAGAGGGATGGGAGGTTACGGCTGGTTGGTTAGGGGAGCTGGTAAGATGGCTCCCTGCAGCATGCTCCCCTCCCCAAAGGCTGGCCCTAGCTGCCCCGGGGACGAGGCTCAGCTAtctgctctccccccagcaccccttcaTGGAGCTCCGCGTCCTGGAGAACAACAAGCGCTCACGGCGCAACCTGGGGCTGGACTGCGACGAGCACTCCGCCGAGTCCCGATGCTGCCGGTACCCGCTGACTGTCGACTTCGAGGCCTTCGGCTGGGACTGGATTATTGCCCCCAAGCGGTACAAAGCCAACTACTGCTCAGGCCAGTGCGAGTACATGTTCATGCAGAAGTACCCGCACACCCACCTGGTGCAACAGGCCAACCCCCGGGGCTCGGCCGGGCCCTGCTGCACCCCTACCAAGATGTCCCCCATCAACATGCTTTACTTCAATGACAAACAGCAGATTATCTACGGCAAGATCCCGGGCATGGTGGTCGACAGATGCGGCTGCTCTTAAAACCCAGCTGGtactcccccagccccgctcccgtGCTCCCGGCCAACCAGCAAGAGTCATCGTtgcttccccccttttttttatacatataaaaagaACAAACATTAAAATTCTTTTGTGaatgtcgggggagggggggagagacagaaCACCCCCAAGAAAAACGAACAGAACCCAAACTCTCCCGCGCTTCGCCATGCACTGTGCAATAAGCAAACGTCCCTACCTGGGGAGGGCCAGCTGGGTACCGCTTTTCTCCCAAGGCAAGTCTGCAAAGGCATTATCCCCCGCCCCCTCAACCCACCCTGTCATCGGCATCAGCAACCAGCTGTGGCTCAGTCAGAGAGGTGTCTCTTACCGGGGTTTGGTTCTTGGAGGACTAGCCAATCCCTGGGCGGCCTGGGAGCGAAATGGTTAACGCCGAGACGGCAGGACAGCGACTCTTCAACCGTTTACAAGCCGTGGAAGCTTTCTATGTGTTTaagttaaaaacagaaaatcaaaacaattgcctggagctggagctcaCAGAAACACACAGGATATTTTGTACGGCGCGAGAGACGAACTGAAGAACAAAGCGGCCTGGTAAAAAGGAAAGATACCCTGGATCACTGGCCTTTTCTTTCCAGCAGTTttgttttcggggggggggggagggggaaggacggGAGGGGGAATTTCAGCTGCCTGCCCTTTGAGAGAGAGAATTCCCCTGGCAGGTCTCCAAAGAAAGGATCGCTTGGCTCCCCGGACCCAGCCAGCGTGTGCTGCGGAGAGCTaggaggggccgggccgggggctgCATTGCTAATGTTGGAAAGTCTGATCCTGCTGGCCCAGCACAGGTTAAACTCCCTGATCTGAGCCCACCGCCCTGGCCCAGAGCAGGTGCCGTGAGCCCAGATTATGGTCAGGCTCTCTGATCTCATTGTTCCTTGTCAATCTGCTCCAGAGCAAACTCACCCCAATCCCATCACCCCTGAACACCCCAACCCCTGACACCCCCTGTGCATCCCAACCCCCCATTACTCCTGCATACCCCAAGCCCCCCATCCCATCATCCATAATGCACCCCTTGTGCACCCTGAATGCGCCCATCCTGGCATCCCAGCACACCTTGaactccccaccaccccacctcAGCCAAATCTTTCCATCCTGGCACCCCAGCACACCCCTCCCGCCATCCCCTGCGCACCCCAGCACACCCCTCCCACCATCCCCtgcgcaccccaactccctgatcCCATTGCACTGCTAGAGATGGGCTGGTAGGCACAACAGGCTCCAGTTCCTGTCTGGGCCCAGCTTTGATCCTAATACggagggcacgggggggggggcagtgtccCTGGGAGTTTTTGCCTGCGAGAGGACTGCAGGAGCAGGTGACGGAGTCCAGcaagtcccctgcagccccactcccacaGGGTGCTTGCGCTAGAAAGCTGGCCGCACAGAGGCCCAGCCTGGGAGGAGACGGCTTCCCATggtaacttatttatttattaattattctcCTTGTGAGAACTCACAATTTGCCTGGCTACGGCACTAGAAAAACGTGTGGCCTCCCACCTCACCTAGACAGAGCCGTGTGAATGGCTGTGGTTTTTAATGCACTTACATAAACCCTTTTCTTGCTGTCTTCGGAATCACCAAataaccccctgccccatgctaGGTCTGAGATTCCGGCCTAGACCCCTCAGCCCACCTGTAATGGGGCTTCCCAGACTGCCTGGATTAGCAACAGACTGAGACCCCACTTACATAGGCAGAGGAAAGCCAGATGATCTGTCCCAAGCAGGTGCGTGAGGGATGGGAATCCTGGCTCCTGGAGGCTCCATTTGCATTCCCAGCTGGGTGGAGGCCAGACCAGGAGCAGTCTCTCTGACTGTGGAAGAGTCTCTCAAGGGGCAGTTGTGGAAACACCGTTCCCTAGGCTGTGTAGACAAAGCATTAGGAACGGACTGGAGGGAACCATCCGGCCCTGGCCGTATGGGCTGTGGACCAGGTGGGATCCAACTGAGCTGGTTGGATGGACTAGGCAGGATCTCTCAGGGCTTTTCCATCACTGAGCTCTGTGAAGAGAGTCACAGGGATGAACATGGCTCCATGTGCTTCCATGATGAAGCCCAAGAGGCTATGGCGCATAAGCTCTTATCCCTGCTGTCCCAGCGCTCTGGCAAGAGAGGTCACTGGGCTGCTGCAGCTGGACTACAATTCCTGCCATTTGCCGGGTTCAGCCCAGGCCCCAGTCTTTGTGGTGGTCTCGGTCCCAAGAAGCCACAGgatccaggcaggcagcagtgctcAGTGTAGGCGGCTCAGTGCTCTGGACCGAGGGTGTGCTAGGAGGAAATGAGCCCGGTTGTCCCATCACTGTGTGGATCCCCACCTGGCTCCTGGCACAGGGGCGGTTATGGAGAGATTCTCTGTGCTAGCTGGCTCAGGCAATCAGGCTACCAATGATTTGCCTCTTGGCTGCTGCTTTGCATTCCACCCACGGACCAGACATGGTTCCCCCCTGACTGGAGACCCCtgtgtgaagtgagggagtcctAGTGGAAAAACCATCATTGCAATCGGGATTCACCAGCCTATGTGTTGGCAGCCTCACCAGAGAGATCATGGAGACGGAGCATCTCTGCTCCCCGGTCTGTGAGTTCAGCCAGCCTGGCGCTTCCATGGGCATTACCTTCTTGGTCGAAAAGTGGATCACTGTTCAGGAAAACAGGAAGCTTCCTGCCGCTGACCTGAGCAGAGGCCTGGGGTTTGTTACTGGTATGCGGCAGGATGGACGCACATGGGTCGAGTTTATCTCTAAAGGAGGAAAACTTGGCCAGAAACCCTGGCTGTGGAGAATTTTGCTGATGCAGCACATTTGCTTCCCACTCTGCCCTCGCTGTTTGGATTATTACTAAGAACATTTGCACAAAAACAGGATCCTTGTTTCTCAAGAGTTCATTGGCTCCTGCTGCTtggggctgccccccacccccgcccatgCCATCGGGAAGATGCAAACAGAATCCGTGGGTCGCCATCTCCGAGCTGTCATGGGGCAGTGTCCCCGGCGCCAGGCCGGCGGACCGCGGGGGAGTTGGATGATGACGTCAAACCAAGTCCCTGATGCCTCGTGGTCATTAAAACCCCTGTAGCATAACACTTCCCACGCTGGGTCAGCAGAGACCTGGctcctcagcctgctgccggctaCGAAACTGTGTGAAGCTAAAAATACCTCAGCCCTTTCGCCCCGTTCCTTTGCCATGGAAGCATCAGCTGTAGTGGACGCAGGGCGAGGCCGGGCCTGCGACTGGGGAGGGAGCTGTCGGTGAGATGCTCCCTGTGCGAGTGGGGCCcactggaaggaaaaggccggagAGTCCCCGCCCCTAGCACTTATCTTAAGAGTCGGGCTGTTAAATCTGgcgtcctggccaaattccaatggGGGCCTCTCTAAGCTCCCCTCAGGGGTCAGCTGGAGCCAATGCCTCCTTGCTTTCCTCTCCCGAGATACCGTGTGCAGTTACTAGGGCAGAAAGGCTGCCAGGTATACCCGCCTTTCCCCCGTGGCTGGGGCCTCCCTGGTTCTATGTATACCCCTTAAAAAGCACTTAGGGGTGGGTCGGGATCAAAGAGGTTCTGGGAATAGATCCCTCTGATCCTGCTATCTGCCACTGCTAGAGAGATCCGTTCTGCTCCGGCTGCGCTACTGActctgggggagcaggaggggcccACAATATTTAGCACTTGTCTCAAGCTTTTCGTCCgtggatctcaaagcgctttacaaaggggaTGGCCCCCGCTCGACAGAGGGAgaactgaggcgcagagagaGGACGTCACCGTCCCAGCGTCGCACAAAgagccaatggcagagccaggcacagaCCACAGATCTCACGGCTCCCAGGCCAGGGCCTTAGCCCCTGGCCTGCTGCCTCGCTCCTTAGCACTTACAGACTGTAgcgctttacattttcaaagcactgttcaTAGACCAACTAACTTACTCAGCCCCTGATCTGGTTCTAGCCTGGCTGCTAACCTAGGCTAAAGATG
The DNA window shown above is from Caretta caretta isolate rCarCar2 chromosome 20, rCarCar1.hap1, whole genome shotgun sequence and carries:
- the GDF11 gene encoding growth/differentiation factor 11, whose product is MSVRRSPLFLCALALAVALAPGEVVEKGAGGGQRPPGPEAEEPGCPVCLWRKHSKEMRLESIKSQILSKLRLKEAPNISREVVNQLLPKAPPLQQLLDLHDFQGDAFPQDEYLEEDEYHATTETVISMAQQTDPVVQIEGNPHCCYFSFSPKIMFTKVVKAQLWVHLRPVQHTSTAYLQILRLKPVTEQGSRHIRIRSLKIDLHSRLGHWQSIDFKHVLQNWFKQPQNNWGIEINAFDPNGNDLAVTSLGPGAEGLHPFMELRVLENNKRSRRNLGLDCDEHSAESRCCRYPLTVDFEAFGWDWIIAPKRYKANYCSGQCEYMFMQKYPHTHLVQQANPRGSAGPCCTPTKMSPINMLYFNDKQQIIYGKIPGMVVDRCGCS